A genomic region of Pseudoalteromonas piscicida contains the following coding sequences:
- a CDS encoding monovalent cation/H+ antiporter subunit A, which translates to MTLFWIPLLSLIGSFISAFTGKLSRNQSTAITLVAPAVAILLAVDLAPAVFAGETIRYTFEWVPLLDINIAFRLDGLALLFVFMILGIGMLVIFYARYYLSSNDSMPKLYAYLMLFMTAMLGIVMSNNVLQLWLFWELTSISSFLLISYWWHKSEARKGAKMALAITGGGGLALLAGLMLIGDIVGSYNLDVILSSRELIQSHALYEVALILVLLGAFTKSAQFPFHFWLPHAMAAPTPVSAYLHSATMVKAGIFLLARFYPALAGTELWFILVGLTGLATLLVGAYIALFKHDLKGLLAFSTISHLGLITLLLGLDTELATVAAVFHIINHATFKASLFMATGIIDHETGTRDMRKLNGMWRFMPYTATLAMVAASAMAGVPLLNGFLSKEMFFAETLHQQLLGSMSWLIPILATIAGAFSVAYSARFIHDVFFNGDPIDLPKEPHEAPRYMRFPIEILVALCLIVGMFPNFIVDGMLKTASSAVLGEAAPTFEVAIWHGFNLPLLMSGLAVCGGLLIYTQRKYLFQFQASLPPMNAKKTFERTMYNIVSWSRARVNAIENGSLQRYLMLMFIVVLVSAGWPLFEMSQLVGNLEPTPIDVHNGIGAGLLMIGAIGTVIWHRTRMVALLMISVVGLMVSVAFTRFSAPDLALTQLTVEVVTIILLMLALFFLPQRTPKESSSIRVLRDMGIASAIGVIIGSISYALITRPLDSISEFFIANAKVGGGGTNVVNVILVDFRGFDTLGEITVLGIAALGIYKLLINLPLFMSGSDSEGRPWAKERYPLLLASISQSLLPLALLVSVYIFLRGHNLPGGGFIAGLITAIAFILQYIAHGSNWIAERFDVNYRKIIATGIAISLATGVGSWFFGKPFLTSWFDYFDIPLVGKTELASAIAFDLGVYITVVGATLMILASLGKVTANAPKEEVNI; encoded by the coding sequence ATGACTTTATTTTGGATACCCTTGCTATCCTTAATTGGCAGTTTTATCTCTGCATTTACGGGAAAGCTTTCCCGTAATCAGTCGACTGCTATAACCTTAGTAGCGCCAGCAGTGGCAATTTTACTTGCTGTTGATCTCGCCCCTGCCGTTTTCGCAGGAGAGACTATTCGGTACACATTTGAATGGGTTCCGCTTCTAGATATTAACATCGCGTTTAGACTGGATGGTCTTGCGTTGTTGTTCGTTTTCATGATCTTGGGCATTGGTATGCTGGTTATCTTCTATGCTAGATACTACCTTAGCAGCAATGATTCCATGCCTAAACTTTATGCCTACTTAATGCTCTTTATGACCGCCATGCTTGGCATCGTTATGTCTAATAACGTATTACAGCTGTGGTTATTCTGGGAGCTTACCAGTATTAGTTCATTTTTACTTATTAGCTATTGGTGGCATAAATCAGAGGCTCGCAAAGGGGCGAAAATGGCACTTGCTATCACTGGCGGTGGCGGCTTAGCACTGCTTGCTGGCTTGATGTTGATAGGAGATATTGTAGGCAGTTATAACCTTGATGTGATTTTATCGAGTCGTGAGCTTATTCAATCCCACGCATTATATGAAGTGGCGTTAATCCTTGTGCTACTGGGTGCATTTACCAAGTCCGCGCAATTCCCATTCCATTTCTGGCTACCGCACGCGATGGCTGCACCAACGCCTGTAAGTGCGTACTTACACTCTGCGACTATGGTGAAAGCTGGGATATTCTTACTGGCGCGCTTTTATCCTGCGCTAGCGGGTACAGAGCTGTGGTTTATTCTCGTTGGCTTAACTGGTTTAGCGACATTGCTCGTTGGTGCCTATATCGCGTTATTTAAGCATGATCTAAAAGGTCTTTTGGCGTTTTCAACGATTAGTCATTTAGGCCTTATTACTTTATTACTTGGTCTGGATACTGAGCTTGCGACTGTCGCGGCGGTTTTCCATATTATTAACCACGCAACCTTTAAGGCTTCTTTATTCATGGCGACGGGGATCATCGACCATGAAACGGGCACTCGTGATATGCGTAAACTTAACGGTATGTGGCGTTTTATGCCCTATACCGCAACGCTTGCAATGGTTGCCGCTTCTGCGATGGCTGGGGTGCCGCTACTTAATGGTTTCTTGTCTAAAGAAATGTTCTTTGCCGAGACGCTACACCAGCAACTTCTGGGTTCTATGTCGTGGTTGATTCCAATTTTGGCGACAATCGCAGGTGCATTCTCTGTTGCATATTCGGCGCGGTTTATTCATGACGTATTCTTCAACGGAGATCCAATTGATTTACCTAAGGAGCCACATGAAGCGCCGCGCTATATGCGTTTTCCAATCGAAATCTTGGTCGCTTTATGTTTGATAGTCGGCATGTTCCCTAACTTTATCGTTGATGGCATGTTAAAAACAGCATCAAGTGCGGTATTAGGGGAGGCTGCGCCAACCTTTGAGGTTGCTATTTGGCATGGCTTTAACTTACCACTGCTTATGAGTGGTCTTGCGGTATGTGGTGGTTTATTAATTTATACTCAGCGCAAATATCTATTCCAATTCCAAGCTTCATTACCGCCAATGAACGCTAAGAAAACGTTTGAACGGACTATGTACAACATCGTGTCTTGGAGTCGCGCGCGTGTAAACGCAATAGAAAATGGTTCGCTACAGCGTTATCTGATGCTGATGTTTATTGTTGTGCTGGTGAGTGCGGGCTGGCCATTGTTTGAAATGTCACAGTTAGTGGGTAATTTAGAGCCGACGCCAATTGACGTACATAACGGTATTGGTGCTGGTTTATTAATGATTGGAGCAATTGGCACGGTTATCTGGCATCGTACTCGTATGGTTGCACTGCTGATGATTTCGGTTGTTGGTCTCATGGTGTCGGTTGCCTTTACGCGCTTCTCAGCACCGGATCTGGCGCTTACTCAGTTAACGGTAGAAGTAGTAACCATTATTCTGTTAATGCTTGCGTTATTCTTCTTACCGCAAAGAACGCCGAAGGAGTCTAGTTCTATTCGCGTACTCCGTGATATGGGGATTGCTTCAGCAATTGGTGTGATCATTGGAAGTATCAGTTACGCCTTGATCACAAGACCGCTGGATAGTATTTCTGAGTTCTTTATTGCAAACGCCAAAGTTGGCGGTGGCGGGACGAATGTCGTTAACGTTATCTTAGTGGATTTCCGTGGTTTTGATACGCTAGGTGAAATTACCGTATTGGGTATTGCGGCGCTGGGGATTTATAAGTTGCTGATCAACTTACCGCTGTTTATGTCAGGTAGTGACAGTGAGGGCAGACCTTGGGCGAAAGAGAGATATCCGTTACTGCTGGCAAGTATTTCACAAAGCTTATTGCCTTTGGCATTGCTGGTTTCGGTTTATATTTTCTTGCGCGGCCACAATCTACCGGGTGGTGGGTTTATCGCGGGCCTAATCACGGCGATAGCCTTTATTTTACAATACATTGCTCATGGTTCGAATTGGATTGCAGAGCGCTTTGATGTCAATTACCGCAAGATTATCGCAACGGGTATCGCTATTTCTCTAGCAACCGGTGTGGGTAGTTGGTTCTTTGGCAAACCATTCTTAACCTCATGGTTTGATTATTTTGATATCCCATTGGTAGGTAAAACTGAGTTGGCAAGTGCCATCGCATTCGACCTTGGTGTTTATATCACCGTGGTTGGTGCAACGCTGATGATTTTGGCGAGCCTAGGTAAAGTAACGGCAAATGCGCCCAAAGAAGAGGTGAATATTTAA
- a CDS encoding monovalent cation/H+ antiporter subunit D, protein MIQHLTSLPILLPMLAGVILLMPPCGKNLAIRRKVSVLMSLITFAVCASLLLHVQQSGIQVYAIGNWQAPFGIVLVADQLSTLLVSLTALLCFVCSLYSCAGDDERGSFFHPLLHFLVMGVNGAFLTGDAFNLFVFFEILLIASYALLMHGGDKHNTRASLQYVILNLVGSSVFLIALGILYGVLGTLNMADMAYKITFLQGDDVYLAKIGGLLLLVVFALKGALLPLHLWLPNTYATALPVVAALFAIMTKVGVYSMMRVYTLIFGDQAGELSHMAQEWLWWLALATIVMGGIGVLASQDLRKLSANLVVVSVGTLVALVAVQTVNSSAAAIYYLVHSTLVSAALFLLADLVGKQRGKVADRITAGRPVVQPMLLGIMFAIAAITVIGMPPLSGFIGKVWILKSTIESSHTYWFWAVYLLVSLAVLVSVSKAGSTVFWHHTGKVDTQSAEKAHPAQIIAILTLITCAPLMVIFAGPLTDYALSAADSLHDFSSMTNAVLKGAK, encoded by the coding sequence ATGATCCAACATTTGACTTCTTTACCTATTTTATTACCCATGTTGGCAGGGGTGATCCTGCTGATGCCACCGTGTGGTAAAAACTTAGCGATTAGGCGTAAAGTTTCAGTACTTATGTCGCTGATTACGTTTGCAGTTTGTGCCTCACTTTTACTACATGTTCAGCAGTCTGGCATTCAGGTTTATGCGATTGGTAACTGGCAAGCACCGTTTGGTATTGTGTTAGTTGCTGATCAACTTTCGACTCTGTTAGTCAGCTTAACCGCGTTGTTGTGTTTTGTGTGTTCGCTGTATAGCTGTGCCGGAGACGACGAACGAGGAAGTTTCTTCCATCCGTTACTGCACTTTTTGGTGATGGGGGTAAACGGCGCCTTCTTAACTGGTGACGCGTTCAACTTATTTGTATTCTTTGAGATTTTGTTGATAGCGTCTTATGCACTACTAATGCATGGTGGTGATAAGCACAATACCCGTGCTTCACTGCAATACGTGATCCTAAATCTAGTAGGTTCGTCGGTATTTTTGATTGCATTAGGTATCTTGTACGGTGTGCTTGGTACTTTGAACATGGCGGATATGGCATATAAGATCACTTTCTTACAAGGAGATGATGTTTATCTTGCTAAGATTGGCGGCTTATTGTTATTGGTTGTATTTGCGCTAAAAGGCGCCTTGCTACCGCTTCATCTATGGCTGCCAAACACCTATGCAACCGCGTTGCCTGTTGTTGCCGCTTTATTTGCAATCATGACTAAAGTGGGTGTGTATTCCATGATGCGTGTATACACGCTGATTTTTGGTGACCAAGCTGGTGAATTAAGTCATATGGCACAAGAGTGGCTATGGTGGCTCGCTCTGGCGACTATCGTCATGGGCGGAATTGGCGTGCTTGCTAGTCAAGACTTACGTAAGCTGTCTGCAAATTTAGTGGTGGTGTCGGTTGGTACCTTAGTGGCATTAGTCGCCGTACAAACTGTAAATAGTAGTGCTGCAGCCATTTACTATTTAGTGCACTCGACGTTAGTGTCTGCTGCATTGTTCTTACTCGCTGATTTAGTGGGGAAACAAAGGGGTAAAGTTGCCGACAGGATCACCGCAGGTCGCCCAGTAGTACAACCCATGTTACTTGGTATCATGTTTGCGATAGCGGCAATCACTGTGATTGGTATGCCACCGCTATCAGGCTTTATTGGCAAAGTATGGATCTTAAAGTCGACCATCGAGTCGAGCCACACATACTGGTTTTGGGCGGTGTATTTATTAGTAAGCTTAGCGGTATTAGTTAGTGTCTCAAAAGCAGGTAGCACTGTGTTTTGGCATCATACGGGTAAGGTCGATACACAATCGGCAGAAAAAGCGCACCCAGCACAAATTATCGCAATTCTTACCTTAATAACTTGTGCGCCGTTAATGGTGATTTTTGCCGGTCCATTGACTGATTACGCATTGTCGGCAGCCGACTCTTTGCACGATTTTTCTAGCATGACGAATGCAGTGTTAAAAGGAGCGAAATAG
- the truB gene encoding tRNA pseudouridine(55) synthase TruB: MARRTKGRAIDGILLLNKPQGISSNKALQQAKGIYFAQKAGHTGALDPLATGMLPICFGEATKFTQFLLDTDKTYVVRAQLGERTTTSDSDGEIVETRPVNVTLEQLEQEIASFLGESDQYPSMYSALKYQGQPLYKYAREGIEVPRKCRKINVYRITLDEYDEQTQQIQMTVHVSKGTYIRTIVDDLGEKLGCGAHVIMLHRSEVGHYPSDKMITLVELEALLEKAQAEEVAPSTYLDELLLPMDTALVDLSVVDISAEQGVAFGHGQTVAVENLPDGIVKVVADGKFVGIGERNPQGLLKAKRALSSAQPESQ; this comes from the coding sequence ATGGCGCGTCGCACCAAAGGCCGTGCGATCGACGGCATTCTGTTATTAAATAAACCGCAAGGTATTTCTTCTAACAAAGCACTACAGCAAGCAAAGGGCATTTATTTCGCTCAAAAAGCAGGCCACACAGGTGCTTTGGATCCGCTGGCAACAGGTATGTTGCCAATTTGCTTTGGTGAAGCAACTAAGTTTACCCAGTTTTTGCTTGATACTGACAAAACCTACGTGGTGAGAGCGCAGCTGGGTGAGCGCACGACGACATCAGATTCTGATGGTGAAATTGTTGAAACGCGACCAGTAAATGTAACACTTGAGCAGCTAGAGCAGGAAATTGCCAGCTTCTTGGGGGAATCTGATCAGTACCCTTCGATGTATTCGGCGCTCAAATATCAGGGCCAACCGCTATACAAATATGCCCGCGAAGGCATCGAAGTACCGCGAAAATGCCGCAAGATTAATGTTTATCGTATTACGTTAGACGAATATGACGAGCAAACTCAACAAATTCAAATGACGGTGCATGTGTCAAAGGGCACTTATATTCGTACGATAGTTGATGATTTGGGGGAAAAGCTTGGCTGTGGTGCGCATGTTATTATGTTACACCGTAGTGAAGTTGGTCATTATCCTAGCGACAAAATGATTACCTTAGTAGAGCTAGAAGCGTTACTTGAGAAAGCACAAGCGGAAGAAGTTGCGCCTTCGACTTATCTCGATGAATTATTGTTGCCGATGGATACCGCTTTGGTCGACTTGAGCGTTGTTGATATTAGCGCTGAGCAAGGCGTCGCTTTTGGTCATGGGCAAACCGTTGCTGTCGAAAATTTACCAGACGGTATTGTTAAAGTGGTTGCTGATGGCAAGTTTGTTGGGATTGGCGAGCGTAATCCTCAAGGGTTATTGAAAGCAAAACGCGCGCTATCTTCCGCTCAGCCGGAATCACAATAA
- a CDS encoding Na+/H+ antiporter subunit G: MSEWIISILLLLGGAFVLIGSIGLVKMPDFFMRLHGPTKATTLGMACLLTSAMVYFSTTTDGVSVKEILISIFLLLTAPISGYMLIKSAIHHRLPSNEKTTGKDKIKK; the protein is encoded by the coding sequence ATGTCAGAATGGATAATTTCTATTTTATTACTGTTAGGTGGTGCGTTTGTATTGATAGGCTCTATTGGTCTTGTGAAAATGCCTGACTTTTTTATGCGTCTCCACGGTCCTACCAAAGCCACAACGCTTGGAATGGCGTGCTTATTGACCTCGGCAATGGTGTATTTCAGTACCACGACTGATGGCGTGAGTGTAAAGGAAATCTTGATTTCAATATTTTTGCTGCTCACCGCTCCCATCTCTGGATATATGCTGATTAAGTCAGCAATACATCACCGCTTGCCAAGCAATGAAAAGACGACAGGCAAAGATAAGATAAAAAAATAG
- the nlpI gene encoding lipoprotein NlpI, whose protein sequence is MKLAKIVVPLVLMGLVGCKSTQPEATKNIVNVPLAVPLQANFRNEIAIARFNELLLQPDMANEQRAQLLYNRGMLYDSIGLQTLARIDFNRAVQIKPDLAEVYNFLGIHQTLEQNYGRAYEMFDAVLELDEQHEYAYLNRGIALYYGERADLAVKDFEAFLARAPKDAYRAMWLYIAQQQVDDALAKQTLAANSQALDPDEWSSQLVALYLGTLSEDAFLAQISEGVSTQEEYAQRLCEAYFYLAKQYQTQGDLASAISYFKLALATNVYEFVEHKYARLELDLLAQLNDEQDAS, encoded by the coding sequence ATGAAGTTAGCGAAAATAGTTGTGCCATTAGTGCTAATGGGGCTGGTAGGATGTAAAAGCACGCAGCCAGAGGCCACTAAAAACATTGTAAATGTTCCGCTTGCAGTACCACTTCAAGCCAATTTCCGTAATGAGATTGCCATTGCTCGATTTAACGAGTTACTCTTGCAGCCAGATATGGCAAATGAGCAACGCGCGCAACTGCTATACAATCGCGGTATGCTGTACGATAGCATTGGCTTACAAACTCTTGCTCGCATTGACTTCAATCGTGCCGTACAAATTAAGCCGGATCTCGCCGAAGTATATAATTTCCTTGGTATTCATCAAACGTTAGAACAAAACTATGGCCGCGCATATGAAATGTTTGATGCCGTGCTTGAGCTTGACGAGCAACATGAATATGCCTATTTAAATCGTGGTATCGCATTGTATTACGGCGAGCGAGCCGATTTAGCTGTAAAAGATTTTGAAGCCTTTTTGGCGCGTGCTCCAAAAGATGCGTACCGAGCTATGTGGCTGTATATTGCTCAGCAGCAAGTAGACGATGCACTTGCTAAGCAGACATTGGCGGCAAATAGCCAAGCATTAGACCCTGATGAGTGGTCGTCTCAGTTAGTTGCACTATATTTGGGTACTTTATCTGAAGATGCATTTCTTGCGCAGATCTCTGAGGGAGTGAGCACCCAAGAAGAGTACGCACAGCGTCTCTGTGAAGCCTATTTTTATCTGGCTAAGCAATATCAGACCCAAGGAGATTTAGCCTCTGCGATTAGCTATTTTAAGCTCGCACTGGCAACTAATGTATATGAGTTTGTAGAACATAAATACGCGCGTCTTGAGCTTGATTTACTTGCCCAGTTGAATGACGAACAAGACGCGAGCTAA
- the rbfA gene encoding 30S ribosome-binding factor RbfA, with amino-acid sequence MREFSRTDRVAQQIQKEIAVILQREIKDPRLGMVTVSAVEVSRDLSYAKVFITVLNTSDEDKTKQSAAILNEATGYIRSLLGKRIRARIMPELKFVIDNSLMEGMRISNLVDSVIREDNAKRGPESGDKDQEEE; translated from the coding sequence ATGAGAGAATTTTCTCGTACAGATCGCGTAGCACAGCAAATTCAAAAAGAAATTGCTGTGATCCTACAGCGCGAAATTAAAGATCCAAGATTGGGTATGGTAACAGTGTCAGCTGTTGAGGTATCACGCGATCTTTCTTATGCAAAAGTATTTATTACTGTGCTGAATACCAGTGATGAAGACAAAACTAAGCAAAGTGCGGCTATTCTGAATGAAGCAACCGGTTATATCCGTTCGCTTCTTGGCAAGCGTATCCGTGCGCGTATCATGCCTGAGCTTAAATTTGTTATTGATAACTCCCTAATGGAAGGTATGCGTATTTCTAACTTGGTTGACTCTGTGATCAGAGAAGACAACGCAAAGCGTGGTCCTGAGTCTGGAGATAAAGACCAAGAGGAAGAGTAA
- a CDS encoding Na+/H+ antiporter subunit C, protein MELLYASCVGLLVACGVFLILRARTFPVVLGLTMLSYAVNLFLFASGRLTLNKAAVLGYSSEYADPLPQALVLTAIVIGFAMTAFVVILAIRGRSDLGNDHVNGIVPDKKGKA, encoded by the coding sequence ATGGAATTGCTTTATGCATCGTGTGTGGGCTTGCTAGTAGCCTGTGGCGTATTTTTGATTCTACGAGCAAGAACATTCCCTGTTGTTCTTGGTTTAACTATGTTGTCTTATGCGGTCAACTTGTTTTTGTTCGCATCGGGTAGATTGACCTTAAACAAAGCTGCAGTGCTTGGTTATAGCAGTGAGTATGCAGATCCACTGCCGCAAGCCTTGGTATTGACGGCAATTGTTATCGGGTTCGCGATGACGGCATTTGTCGTGATCTTAGCTATTCGCGGTCGTTCTGATTTGGGTAATGACCATGTAAATGGCATTGTTCCTGACAAAAAGGGTAAAGCATGA
- a CDS encoding K+/H+ antiporter subunit F, translating into MLETVILIVFAMIGVSLLLNLWRLVVGPSIPDRILALDTMYINTIALIILYGMSMGTALYFEAALLIAMLGFVSTVAVCKYLLRGDIIE; encoded by the coding sequence ATGCTAGAAACTGTAATTCTTATTGTCTTTGCGATGATAGGTGTATCACTTTTGCTAAATCTTTGGCGTTTGGTTGTTGGACCTTCAATTCCAGATAGAATTTTAGCGCTCGATACCATGTACATAAATACCATTGCGCTTATTATTCTATATGGAATGAGTATGGGGACGGCATTGTACTTTGAAGCCGCATTATTAATAGCAATGCTTGGCTTTGTAAGTACGGTTGCGGTATGTAAGTATTTGCTACGCGGCGACATCATAGAATAG
- a CDS encoding Na+/H+ antiporter subunit E yields MRLEARFKWLPTPFRSLLLFTVWLLMNNSVSAGHIILATILAIVIPLITYRFRTKQPLIIKPWRAFTHLLLVLYDIITANVEVAIKILGPTKKLRPGFVLVPLDIDQAMPITILASTVSLTPGTVSAEVYPWPESVKSGEKPERKYLLIHVLDLTDEQALIDTVKSRYEAPLKEIFEC; encoded by the coding sequence ATGCGTTTAGAAGCAAGGTTTAAATGGCTACCAACTCCATTTCGCAGTCTACTGCTGTTTACCGTATGGTTATTGATGAATAATAGTGTGTCAGCTGGGCATATTATTCTCGCGACTATTCTAGCGATTGTGATCCCGCTTATTACCTATCGGTTTAGAACTAAGCAACCACTGATCATTAAGCCATGGCGTGCGTTTACTCATTTGCTGTTGGTGCTTTACGATATCATTACTGCCAACGTTGAGGTCGCGATAAAGATCTTAGGACCAACGAAGAAATTACGCCCTGGTTTCGTGTTGGTGCCGCTCGATATAGATCAAGCTATGCCAATCACTATTTTAGCCAGCACGGTATCTTTAACTCCTGGCACCGTAAGTGCTGAGGTATACCCTTGGCCAGAGTCTGTAAAAAGTGGCGAAAAACCAGAACGTAAATACTTACTGATCCATGTGTTAGATCTTACGGATGAGCAAGCATTGATTGATACAGTTAAATCTCGTTATGAAGCGCCATTGAAGGAGATTTTTGAATGCTAG
- the pnp gene encoding polyribonucleotide nucleotidyltransferase, whose product MQAIIKEFQLGQHTVTLETGAIARQADGAVLASIGDTSVLVTVVGRREAAPGQDFFPLTVNYQEKMYAAGRIPGGFLKREGRPSDGETLTARLIDRPIRPLFPDGFVNEVQVIATVVSVNPEIQPDIVALIGTSAALAISGIPFNGPLGAARVGFIDGQYVLNPTLKELETSKLDLVVAGTENAVLMVESEAEVLTEEEMLGAVVYGHEQSQAIIKAIEEFRAEAGKAAWDWTAPEKDLTLAEKVAAIAEQKVGDAYRITDKVARKEALSEAKAEVIEKLGAEVAEGESLDEQVVGKTFSSLEKKIVRSRIIAGEKRIDGREPDMVRALDVMTGVLPRTHGSAIFTRGETQALVTATLGTERDAQMLDDLTGTHKHHFMLHYNFPPFCVGETGFVGSPKRREIGHGNLAKRGIAAVMPTLAEFPYSVRVVSEITESNGSSSMASVCGTSLALMNAGVPVKASVAGIAMGLVKEGEDFVVLSDILGDEDHLGDMDFKVAGTANGVTALQMDIKIEGITKEIMQIALRQAKAARLHILGVMDQAISAPSEELSEFAPRIYTMKIPAKKIAEVIGKGGATIRQLTEETDTTIEIEDDGTIKIAATNGNSAQAAISRIEALTAELEVGTLYTGKVIRIVDFGAFVNVLPGKDGLVHISQISEERVNNVSDHLTVGQEVKVKVLEVDRQGRVRLSIKEAQEKKAEQPKEEGAE is encoded by the coding sequence GTGCAAGCAATTATTAAAGAATTTCAACTAGGTCAACACACGGTGACTCTAGAGACAGGTGCTATCGCACGTCAAGCTGACGGCGCAGTACTTGCAAGCATTGGTGATACTTCGGTACTTGTTACTGTTGTAGGAAGAAGAGAAGCGGCTCCTGGCCAAGACTTTTTCCCACTAACGGTTAACTACCAAGAAAAAATGTACGCTGCGGGTCGTATCCCTGGTGGTTTCTTGAAGCGTGAAGGTCGTCCTTCAGACGGTGAAACACTAACTGCTCGTCTAATCGACCGTCCAATTCGTCCTTTATTCCCAGACGGCTTTGTAAACGAAGTTCAGGTTATCGCGACAGTGGTTTCTGTTAACCCTGAGATCCAACCTGATATCGTTGCTTTGATTGGTACTTCAGCAGCACTAGCTATCTCAGGTATTCCATTTAATGGCCCGCTAGGTGCAGCGCGCGTTGGTTTCATCGACGGTCAATATGTACTTAACCCTACGTTAAAAGAGCTAGAGACAAGTAAGCTTGACCTAGTTGTTGCTGGTACTGAAAATGCGGTACTAATGGTTGAATCAGAAGCTGAAGTGTTAACTGAAGAAGAAATGCTTGGCGCTGTTGTATACGGTCATGAGCAATCACAAGCTATCATCAAAGCAATCGAAGAATTCCGTGCTGAAGCTGGTAAAGCTGCATGGGATTGGACAGCACCTGAAAAAGATTTAACACTAGCTGAAAAAGTAGCTGCAATTGCAGAGCAAAAAGTAGGTGATGCTTACCGTATTACTGACAAAGTTGCACGTAAAGAAGCACTTTCTGAAGCAAAAGCAGAAGTCATTGAAAAGCTAGGCGCTGAAGTTGCTGAAGGCGAGTCACTAGACGAGCAAGTGGTAGGTAAAACATTCAGCTCACTTGAGAAGAAAATTGTACGTAGCCGTATCATTGCTGGCGAAAAACGTATCGACGGTCGTGAACCAGATATGGTTCGTGCGCTAGACGTGATGACGGGTGTACTGCCACGTACTCACGGTTCTGCAATCTTTACTCGTGGTGAAACTCAGGCACTCGTAACAGCAACCCTTGGTACTGAGCGTGACGCGCAGATGCTGGATGACCTAACTGGTACTCACAAGCATCACTTTATGCTTCACTATAACTTCCCTCCATTCTGTGTAGGTGAAACGGGTTTTGTAGGGTCTCCTAAGCGTCGTGAAATCGGCCACGGTAATCTAGCTAAGCGTGGTATTGCGGCAGTAATGCCAACACTGGCTGAATTCCCATATTCAGTACGTGTAGTATCTGAAATCACTGAATCAAACGGTTCATCTTCAATGGCATCAGTATGTGGTACTTCACTTGCGCTAATGAACGCTGGTGTTCCAGTTAAAGCATCAGTTGCAGGTATCGCGATGGGTCTAGTGAAAGAAGGCGAAGATTTCGTTGTTCTTTCTGACATTCTTGGTGACGAAGATCACTTAGGTGATATGGACTTCAAAGTAGCGGGTACAGCAAACGGTGTAACTGCACTACAAATGGATATCAAGATTGAAGGTATCACCAAAGAAATCATGCAGATCGCGCTTCGCCAAGCGAAAGCAGCGCGTCTTCACATCCTAGGTGTGATGGACCAAGCGATTTCTGCACCTTCTGAAGAGCTATCTGAGTTCGCTCCACGTATCTACACTATGAAGATCCCTGCGAAGAAGATTGCTGAAGTTATCGGTAAAGGTGGTGCAACAATTCGCCAGCTTACTGAAGAAACAGATACAACGATTGAAATTGAAGACGACGGTACTATCAAGATCGCTGCAACGAATGGCAATAGTGCACAAGCTGCTATTTCACGTATCGAAGCGCTTACAGCAGAGCTTGAAGTTGGTACGCTTTACACTGGTAAAGTTATCCGTATCGTGGACTTCGGTGCGTTTGTAAACGTACTTCCTGGTAAAGATGGCCTAGTGCACATCTCACAAATCAGTGAAGAGCGCGTAAATAACGTTTCAGATCACTTAACTGTTGGTCAAGAAGTTAAAGTTAAAGTACTTGAAGTTGATCGCCAAGGCCGTGTTCGCTTAAGTATCAAAGAAGCACAAGAGAAAAAGGCTGAGCAGCCTAAAGAAGAAGGCGCTGAGTAA
- the rpsO gene encoding 30S ribosomal protein S15: MSLSNQEKAEIVAKFARAEGDTGSPEVQVALLTADINKLQGHFANHKQDFHSRRGLLRKVSQRRNLLDYLKGKSVDRYAALIKELGLRR; encoded by the coding sequence ATGTCACTAAGCAATCAAGAAAAAGCAGAAATCGTAGCAAAGTTCGCACGCGCAGAAGGTGATACAGGTTCACCAGAAGTACAAGTTGCACTTCTAACTGCAGACATCAACAAGCTACAAGGTCACTTCGCTAACCACAAGCAAGATTTCCACTCACGTCGTGGTCTTCTACGTAAAGTTAGCCAACGTCGTAACCTTCTTGACTACCTAAAAGGCAAGAGCGTTGACCGTTATGCTGCACTAATCAAAGAGCTTGGCCTACGTCGCTAA